A stretch of the Aegilops tauschii subsp. strangulata cultivar AL8/78 chromosome 4, Aet v6.0, whole genome shotgun sequence genome encodes the following:
- the LOC109740353 gene encoding nuclear transcription factor Y subunit C-2, protein MENHQLPYTTQPPATGAAGGAPVPGVPGPPPVPHHHLLQQQQAQLQAFWAYQRQEAERASASDFKNHQLPLARIKKIMKADEDVRMISAEAPVLFAKACELFILELTIRSWLHAEENKRRTLQRNDVAAAIARTDVFDFLVDIVPREEAKEEPGSAALGFAAGGVGAAGGGPAAGLPYYYPPMGQPAAPMMPAWHVPAWEPAWQQGGADVDQGAGSFGEEGQGYTGGHGGSAGFPPGPPSSE, encoded by the coding sequence ATGGAGAACCACCAGCTGCCCTACACCACCCAGCCGCCGGCAACGGGCGCGGCCGGAGGAGCCCCGGTGCCTGGCGTGCCTGGGCCGCCGCCGGTGCCACACCACCACCTGCTCCAGCAGCAGCAGGCCCAGCTGCAGGCGTTCTGGGCGTACCAGCGGCAGGAGGCGGAGCGCGCATCGGCGTCCGACTTCAAGAACCACCAGCTGCCGCTGGCGCGGATCAAGAAGATCATGAAGGCTGACGAAGACGTGCGCATGATCTCCGCGGAGGCGCCCGTGCTCTTCGCCAAGGCCTGCGAGCTCTTCATCCTCGAGCTCACCATCCGCTCCTGGCTGCACGCCGAGGAGAACAAGCGCCGGACGCTGCAGCGCAACGACGTCGCCGCTGCCATCGCGCGCACCGACGTCTTCGACTTCCTCGTCGACATTGTGCCGCGCGAGGAGGCCAAGGAGGAGCCCGGCAGCGCAGCCCTCGGGTTTGCCGCCGGAGGGGTTGGTGCGGCCGGTGGGGGCCCCGCCGCTGGGCTGCCGTACTACTATCCGCCGATGGGGCAGCCGGCGGCACCGATGATGCCGGCCTGGCATGTTCCGGCGTGGGAACCGGCGTGGCAGCAAGGCGGGGCGGACGTGGACCAGGGTGCCGGGAGCTTCGGCGAGGAAGGGCAAGGGTACACGGGGGGCCATGGTGGCTCAGCTGGTTTCCCTCCTGGGCCTCCAAGCTCCGAGTGA